In Streptomyces sannanensis, the DNA window GGCGGCCCGCTGGGCACGGGGCGGCTCGCCGAGTTCGGGCCGGTGTGGTGGCGGACGGGCGTTGCCGCGCTGGCCTGGATGGCGGTGCTCGCGGTGCCGGGGGCGGTCACGGTGCGGGCGTGGCGGCTGCGGGGCATCGAGCCGGTGCGGCGCGGAAAGCGCGCGCGGCACCGGGCACCGGCACGGCACCGTATGCCAAGGCTCGTACGCGTACCGGCGCCCGAGCCGAGCCACGAGGCGTACGAGTTCCTGCCGTCGGACGCTCCCGGTACCCGGCCCGGCGGACCGCCTACTGCCTGACGCCGATCGCCGGGCGCAGCCACTCCGGCAGCATCTGGTTGCAGGACACCTGGGCGGTCTTGGTCAGCGAATCGTCCACGCACGTGTAGAAGTCGCGGTACACGATCTGGGTGGTGTACGCCGTTGCCACCATCATCAGGGCGAGGGACGCCGTCACCAGTCCGCTCACCGCCGCCGTGCGCTGCGGCTTGCCGGCCTGGGGGTTTCCGTCCGGCCGCGGCTTCGGCGTGGCGCGCAGCGAACTGATGCCCCAGTACAGCGCCAGGGAGCCGAGCAGCAGCGCGATCGCGATCTGGCCGAAGAGCGCGAAGAAGAACGCCCACATGCCGGAGAGCAGGGCGTAGCGGGCGCGTCGCTGGACGGGGTCCGTGGGATCCCAGCGCAGACCGCTGCCCGGGCCGCCCGGGCCCTCGGGGCCGCCCTGGCCGCCGGGCCGGCCGCCGAAGCCGCCGGGGGCGCGGCCGGGCTGGCGGCTGCTCCACTGGCTGCCCCACACGGGCCTGTCCTCGGGGGTGTTCCCGCCGTCGCCGGGGGAGCCTGCGGAGTCCGGGGAACCCTCACCGTCCCCGGAGCCGCCGTTCGCCGGCCTGCGCGGCTGCCACGGCTGGTCGGGCCTGCCCTCCGGCGGCGGCGCGAACGGATTGTCGCTCCCCCAGCCATCGGAGCCGGAGGCCCCGGTGGACGAGGACGACCGCTCCCGCAGCACCGGTGCGCCCGCGGGACGGGCGAACGGGAGAGGGCGGAGGGCCGCGCGGCGGCGTCGGTCCGGCATGTGGTGAACGTCATCCCCTCGGACCCGGTGCGCGAGGCGCACGCCGGTCTTGTGTCGTCTCTGGCCCGTCCGGGAACAGGCCCTCTGCCCCAGACGCTACCTCCCGGCCCGGCCCCCGTCCCGTGGGGGCCGTTGGGAGTGCCGGTATCGTTGCTGACGGTCGGCGCATTCGTAGAGTTCCCCGTATCGGGGGGCGCAATTCATTCGTACGACCGCACAAGACGCAGCACCCCCGCGAGAAAGAGACCCCTGTGGCCTCCCCGCCCTCCTCCGCCCGCCCGGCCCGCATCGTGGTGCTGGTCTCCGGCTCCGGTACGAATCTCCAGGCTTTGCTCGACGCCATCGCCGCGGACCCGGACGGTTTCGGTGCCCGGATCGTCGCGGTCGGCGCCGACCGCGACGACATCACCGGTCTCGAGCGCGCCACGCGCGCCGGACTGCCCACCTTTGTCTGCAAGGTCACGGACTACGGCAGCCGCGCGGAGTGGGACGCGGCGCTGGCCGAGGCCGTCTCGGCCTACGAACCCGATCTGGTCGTCTCGGCCGGCTTCATGAAGATCGTGGGCCAGGAGTTCCTCGCACGCTTCGGCGGGCGGACCGTGAACACCCACCCCGCCCTGCTGCCCAGCTTCCCCGGGGCCCATGGCGTGCGCGACGCGCTCGCGTACGGCGCGAAGGTCACCGGGTGCACCGTTCACTTCGTCGACGACGGCGTCGACACCGGCCCGATCATCGCGCAGGGCGTGGTCGAGGTACGGGACGAGGACGACGAAGCCGCTCTCCATGAGCGCATCAAGGAAGTCGAGCGCACGCTGCTCGTCGAGGTCGTGGGTCGGCTGGCCCGCGACGGTTATCGCATCGAGGGACGAAAGGTTCATGTCGGTGAATAAAGAGGGGTCCGTGACCGCCGAAGGCAACAAGCGCCCCATCCGCCGCGCTCTGGTCAGCGTCTACGACAAGACGGGCCTGGAGGAGCTGGCCCGGGGCCTGCACGAGGCGGGCGTCCAGCTCGTGTCGACCGGTTCCACCGCCGGGAGGATCGCGGCCGCCGGGGTACCGGTCACCAAGGTCGAGGAGCTCACCGGCTTCCCCGAGTGCCTGGACGGCCGGGTCAAGACGCTGCACCCGCGCGTGCACGCCGGCATCCTCGCCGACCTGCGCCTCGAATCGCACCGCGCGCAGCTCGCCGAGCTGGGCGTCGAGCCGTTCGACCTGGTGGTCGTGAACCTCTACCCGTTCCGGGAGACCGTCGCCTCCGGCGCCACCCCCGACGAGTGCGTCGAGCAGATCGACATCGGCGGCCCGTCGATGGTCCGCGCCGCCGCCAAGAACCACCCCTCGGTCGCGATCGTCACCAGCCCCGAGCGGTACGCCGACGTCATCGCCGCGGTCAAGGACGGCGGCTTCGACCTGGCCACCCGCAAGCGACTGGCCGCGGAGGCGTTCCAGCACACCGCCGCCTACGACGTGGCGGTGGCCTCCTGGTTCGCCGGCGAGTACGCCCCGGCCGACGAGTCGTCGTTCCCCGACTTCCTGGGTGCCACGTTCGAGCGCAAGAACGTGCTCCGCTACGGCGAGAACCCCCACCAGGGCGCCGCGCTGTACGTGAACGGCCAGGGCGGGCTCGCCGAGGCCGAGCAGCTGCACGGCAAGGAGATGTCCTTCAACAACTACACGGACACCGAGGCCGCGCGCCGCGCCGCGTACGACCACTCCGAGCCCGCCGTGGCGATCATCAAGCACGCCAACCCGTGCGGCATCGCGACCGGCGCGGACGTCGCCGAGGCCCACCGCAAGGCGCACGCCTGCGACCCGCTGTCCGCCTTCGGCGGTGTGATCGCCGTCAACCGCCCGGTGTCCGTCGCCATGGCCGAGCAGGTCGCCGAGATCTTCACCGAGGTCATCGTGGCCCCGGACTACGAGGACGGCGCGGTCGAGATCCTCGCCCGCAAGAAGAACATCCGCGTGCTGCGCTGCCCCGAGGCCCCGGCCGCCCCGGTCGAGGTCAAGCCGATCGACGGCGGTGCGCTGCTCCAGGTCACCGACCGCCTCCAGGCCGCGGGCGACGACCCGGCCAACTGGACCCTGGCCACCGGTGAGGCGCTCGGCGCCGAGGAGCTCGCCGAGCTGGCCTTCGCGTGGAAGGCCTGCCGGGCCGTCAAGTCCAACGCGATCCTGCTCGCCAAGGACGGCGCCTCGGTCGGCGTCGGCATGGGCCAGGTCAACCGCGTCGACTCGGCGAAGCTCGCCGTGGAGCGCGCGGGCGCGGAGCGTGCGCAGGGCTCGTACGCCGCCTCCGACGCCTTCTTCCCGTTCCCGGACGGGCTGCAGATCCTGATCGACGCCGGCGTCAGGGCCGTGGTCCAGCCGGGCGGCTCGGTCCGCGACGAGCTGGTCGTCGAGGCCGCGCAGAAGGCGGGCGTGACCATGTACTTCACGGGTACGCGCCACTTCTTCCACTGACACATGACGGAATGACGGAAGGCCGCGCCCCGCGGAATGCGGGGCGCGGCCTTCCGCCGTGCGTTCTGCCCTTACTTCTTGATCACCAGGGTGCCGGCGGCACGGTCGTGCCAGCCCTGCAGCTTCCCGGAGTTGTCGAAGAACGGCGACAGGTAGACCAGGATCATGCCGATGTAGCAGAGGAAGGCGCCCACGATCGGGATGATCCAGCGGATGAAGCCGCCGCCGACGCCCGGGACCTGACCGGTGTTCTCCTTGACGACCTTCAGGCCCAGCGCCATCTTGCCGAGGGTGGCACCGGCGAAGGCGATCATCAGCCACTCGTACAGCAGCGTGACGAGGAAGAAGATGAGCATCATGCCGAAGAACGTGGCGATGATGCCGCCGGCCGCGTCGTCGATGCAGCTCTGGTAGCCCGGGTCCATGTAGTCGCCGCAGTCGTCGGCGCTCTTGGCGAGGCCGAACACGCCCGCGACGCCGATGGCGCTCAGGATGAAGTACAGGACGCCGATGGCCACGGCGTCGATCAGACGCGCACCGAGGCGGCGGCCCATCGTCGCGACCTGAACGGTGCCCAGACCCGCCACGTTGATGTAGCCGTTGTTCGCCTGCAGCGTGCCCGGCGCCTGAGGCGGGACCGCGCCGTACGGCTGGCCCGGCTGCTGCGGGTAGCCGTAGCCGGGCTGCGGCGGGACGCCCGGCTGCTGCGGGACGCCGGGCTGCTGCTGGGGGTAGCCGTAGCCGGGCTGGCCGCCCTGCTGGGGCTGCTGCCCATAGGGGTTGTTCGGGTCGCCGAAGCTCATCTGGGGACTTCCTCCGTTGTGCGGGGACGACGCGGCCACGCGGAGGAAACATGGAACTGATGCGGTCCGCCCCCCGGCAGTGCCCGCGGCACTGTGCCGATCATCGTTATAAAAGTCTTGTAAGTTTGTCCAGCCGGTAACTCGATGTGTTGTCCAAGTGCAACCTGGGTGAGCGGTGATCACGGTGCCGGTGCCCGGATTGGAACCGGGGCGGGTCCATCCGGGAGGATGGCGTCATGACCGCCCAGATTCTCGATGGCAAGGCCACAGCAGCCGCGATCAAGTCCGATCTGACCGCCCGCGTGGCGGCCCTCAAGGCCAAGGGCATCACCCCGGGCCTCGGCACCGTCCTGGTCGGTGACGACCCCGGCAGCCACAAGTACGTCGCCGGCAAGCACCGCGACTGCGCGGAGGTCGGTATCGCCTCCATCCAGCGCGAACTGCCCGCCACCGCCACGCAGGAGGAGATCGAGGCGGTCGTACGGGAGCTGAACGACGACCCGGAGTGCACCGGGTACATCGTGCAGCTGCCGCTGCCCAAGGGCATCGACGAGAACCGGATCCTGGAGCTGATGGACCCGGCGAAGGACGCCGACGGACTGCACCCCACGAACCTCGGCCGACTCGTCCTGAACGAGCCCGCCCCGCTGCCCTGCACGCCGTTCGGCATCGTCCAGCTGCTGCGCCGCTACGGAGTCGAACTCAACGGCGCCGAGGTCGTCGTGGTCGGCCGCGGCACCACCATCGGCCGGCCGATGCCGCTGCTGCTCACGCGCCGCTCCGAGAACTCCACGGTGACCCAGTGCCACACCGGCACCCGGGACCTGTCCGCGCACCTGCGCCGGGCCGACATCATCGTCGCCGCGGCCGGTGTGCCGCACATCGTCAAGCCCGAGGACGTCAAGCCGGGCGCGGCCGTCCTCGACGTCGGCGTCAGCCGTGACGAGAACGGCAAGATCGTCGGCGATGTCCACCCCGGTGTCGCGGAGGTCGCCGGCTGGCTCTCCCCGAACCCGGGCGGCGTCGGCCCGATGACGCGGGCCCAGCTCCTCGTCAATGTCGTCGAGGCGGCCGAGCGAGCCGCCGCGGCGAGCTGACCGACCGGAAAGGGCGAGCGCATGGCCGTACGGCCGAACGACGGAATCGGCACCGAAGCCGGTTCGAACGGGAGCGTTCCGGCACGCGGCGGCAGCCACGGCGCCGGTGACGCCGACGTGAACGGCACCGCGGCCGCCGGCGCCGACGGCCGCGACGCCACGGCGCTCGCCGCCTCCGGCGCGACCGCACACGAGGCCGCACCGGCCGTCGCGGGCCGGGACGGCCGTACGGCCACCTCGCGCGGCGGTGACGCCGCGCGAGGCACCAGCGCGGAAACGGGCGGCGCCGGGCCCGCGGCGCGGACGTCGCGGCGCTTCCAGGTCGTCACCCAGGACACCGCACGCCCCGAGGGCGGAGGGCGGGCCGCTCCCGGGGACGCGCCGGCCCCCGCGCGTCAGTGGCCGCTGCTCACCGTGATCGGCGTCGCCGGGGCCGGGCTGCTGCTCGTCGCGCTCGATCCGTTCTCCCAGGCGTTCCGGATCGGGCTGATTCTGATCGGTCTCGCCATGCTCACCGGCGCGGTGTTCCGCTGGCTGCTGCCCTCCGTGGGCATGCTTGCCGTGCGCTCCCGTTTCACGGACATCGTGACGTACGGCGCATTCGGCACCGCCATCACTCTGCTCGCGCTGATGGCGATGCCGAACCCCTGGCTGGAGCTTCCGTTCCTGGAGGCCGTGGTCCACTTCACCGTGCGTTAGCAACCCTGAGCAGCCGAGAGCGCGAGAGGGATCCCTGGAGCAGGTGTGTATCGAGACCGTCGAGGGCGGCCGGACGACCAAGGATCTGGCAGGCCTGATCGGCCCTGAGCAGCCCTGGCTGACGACCGAGCAGTTCCTGGCGGCGATCGACCGGAACCTGCGGAAGAAGCCCGCGGCCGGCTGAAGCCGGCCGCTGACGGCGCCCGTCCTCACCCCCGTGGGAGGGCGGGCGCCGTTGTATCCACAGGGTCATGGTCGCGACAAATCCCAGGCAAGAGACGCCAGTTGTCTGTGACGCGGAAGTGACCGTTCCGCCAAGCTGTAACCGGGCGGCCGGGCCGCCGTTCCGGTTTTGATGGAATGACAGATATTTCGTCGATATGCGATGCGAGTCGCGTTTGCACTCGACCGGCCCTCTGGTGTCACACCTTGGACATGTCCGATATGACAGCAAAAGGGGCTGTAAGTACGTTCATCGCAAGTCGGCTGCCCGGCCGGCGTCTGTGAGACAGAGGGAAGTGACATGCCCACGAGCACCTTCGCTGTGGCCGCTGCCGGAGTAGGCGCAGCGGTCCTGGCCACCACCGGCATCGTCTACGCCGCGACCGCCGGATCCACCCAGGCCGCCCCGTCCGTCCAGCGGGCGGCCCCGTCCGTTCAGCGGGCGGCCCCGCCTGTCCGGAAGGCGGCCCCGTCCGACCCGAAGGCGGCCCCCGCCGCCTCCGATCCGAAGGCGGCCCCCGCCGCGGCTCCCCTCGGCAGCGGTAGCGGAAAGAGGGACGAAGGCCGCGGCGAGGAGGGTCGTGGCCGTGACGAGGGGGGTCGCGGTCGCGACCACGAGCGCAGGGATCGGGGAAGGATCTACTTCAATGAACGGGAGTACTCCGCCTACGGGGACGGCTGTATCACCGCGGCCAGTGGGCTGGGCTCCAGCAGCTTCAACATCTTCAACGACAGCAAGAAAACCGTTGAGGTCTTCCGCGGGTTCACCTGCGACAACGGTGCTCCGGTCGCCGTTGTCGGCCCCTATGGCGCCACCAACGGCGTGGTGACCCCCACCGTCCACGGGGGTGCGTTCTTCGACGACGGTGTCGTGGGCAGTTTCCGCGTGATCGGCGGCTACGGCGAGTTCGGCGGCTACGACGAGTGGTGACAGTGCCACCCGGACCCCGGGAAACGCCGGCCCTCCGGAATCGGGCCGGCGTTTCCGCCCTCCCTGTTACTGCGACCGTGCCGGACAATCCCTCGACGTTCTGGACAATGCAACACCGAACGAGCATTTCGGACCGGGGGCGTGCAACGAAGAGCGTTCCGGTTCTTCGTGCTCCCGTGCGCTCCTGCCCCCGGAACTGACATCCTGGCTTGGGACATCCCCTTGGGCAGCCGGTCCTAGGGCGAAGGCGGGGGCGCGGCGGCTCGGGGGACAGACAGGCACGTACCGGGGGGACAAGGGGGAGGCAATGCCTCGTTGGAAGGCGCTACCGGAGGAACTCGATCCGCAGGTGAGGGAGTTCGCCAGCCAGCTGCGACGGCTCGTCGACCGCAGCGGACTGAGCATTTCCGCGGTGGCCGACCGTACCGGCTACAGCAAGACTTCCTGGGAGCGTTACCTCAACGGCCGGCTGCTCGCGCCCAAGGGCGCGATCATCGCGCTCGCCGACGTGACCGGCACCAACCCGGCGCATCTCGCCACCATGTGGGAGCTCGCGGAGCGCGCCTGGAGCCGTTCCGAGATGCGGCACGACATGACCATGCAGGCGATCCGGATCTCGGAGGCCCGCGCGGCGCTCGGCGAGTTCGGGCCCACCCCGGCCGCCAAGAACGGCAAGGTGCGTCCGGCGGCCGGCGCTTCCGGTACGGTCGCGCCGCCGGGAACCGGTCACGGCCAGGACCGGGGCTACTCGGCGCAGCCGCCGTCCGCCGGCGGCCCGTCCGACAGCGGAGGCGGGCGGCGCAGGGCGACGATGTTCCTGGCGGGCATCGTCGGCGCGCTGCTGCTGATCGCGGCCGCGGTGCTGCTTCTCGACCTGGGCGGCCAGGACGGCGGCAAGACGGCGAACGAGAAGCCGCCGGTCAGTCCCACCACCGCGGCCCCCGAGCTGCCGGCCGGAGTGAAGTGCGCCGGTGCCGACTGCGCGGGCCAGGACCCGGAGACCATGGGCTGCGGCGGCCAGTTCGCGACGACGACCTCCCGCGTCAAGGTGGGCGCGGCGCTCGTCGAGGTCCGATACAGCAAGACATGCGGGGCGGCGTGGGCACGTATCACCCAGGCCACACCCGGTGACAAGGTGACGATCAGCGGGGGCGCAGGGGCCGCGCAGGCCGGCACGGTCGACGCGGACAACGACGCGTACACGCCGATGGTGGCGGCGGCCGACGCCGGTACGGCCAAGGCCTGCGCGACGCTCACCACCGGTGTGAAGGGGTGCACGACGCAGCAGTGACAGCGGTAATACCGTGGGCATGTGCGGTGTCCCACAAGGGGGGCGGGGGTTGGACGCCCCCGCCTTCGGATAGCCTGGCCGCTGGGTCTCTCGACATAGAGAGATCCGGAAACAACCGGGCAGGGACACCCGCCGCCACAGCTGTCACAACGGAGATCGCCATGACCCGCACTCCTGTCAACGTCACCGTCACCGGCGCGGCCGGCCAGATCGGTTACGCGCTGCTCTTCCGCATCGCGTCCGGTCACCTGCTCGGCTCGGATGTGCCGGTCAAGCTTCGTCTCCTCGAGATCCCGCAGGGCCTGAAGGCCGCCGAGGGCACCGCCATGGAGCTCGACGACTGCGCCTTCCCGCTGCTGCGCGGCATCGAGATCACCGACGACCCGAACGTCGGCTTCGACGGCGCCAACGTCGCGCTGCTGGTCGGTGCCCGCCCGCGGACGAAGGGCATGGAGCGCGGCGACCTGCTCTCCGCCAACGGCGGCATCTTCAAGCCGCAGGGCAAGGCCATCAACGACCACGCCGCGGACGACATCAAGGTCCTGGTCGTCGGCAACCCGGCCAACACCAACGCCCTGATCGCCCAGGCCGCCGCCCCGGACGTACCGGCCGAGCGCTTCACCGCGATGACCCGCCTCGACCACAACCGCGCCATGTCGCAGCTGGCCGCGAAGACCGGCGCCACCGTCTCCGACATCAAGAAGCTGACGATCTGGGGCAACCACTCGGCCACCCAGTACCCGGACATCTTCCACGCGGAGATCGCCGGCAAGAACGCCGCCGAGGTCGTCAACGACGAGCAGTGGCTGGCCGACACCTTCATCCCGACCGTCGCCAAGCGCGGCGCCGCGATCATCGAGGCCCGTGGCGCCTCCTCGGCCGCCTCCGCCGCGAACGCCGCCATCGACCACGTCCACACCTGGGTCAACGGCACCGCCGAGGGCGACTGGACCTCCATGGGCATCCCGTCGGACGGCTCCTACGGCGTCCCGGAGGGCCTGATCTCCTCCTTCCCGGTCACCTGCAAGGACGGCAAGTACGAGATCGTCCAGGGCCTGGACATCAACGAGTTCTCCCGCACCCGCATCGACGCCTCGGTCGCCGAGCTCGCCGAGGAGCGCGACGCGGTCCGCGCGCTCGGCCTGATCTAGTACGTACGACCCGTACGACTGCCACTGTGGGGCGCCGCATTCAGCGGTGCCCCACAGTGCTGTGTACGACCGGCTTCCCCGCGCGGCGGAGCACCTGAGTCCCACAGCACGACGCGCCACCACTGTCGGGCGCCGCTCAGTCCTTCAGTATCTCGCGTGATGGTTCAGCAGATTGTTCGGCATCTTGTGTATTGCCCCAGTGGCTTACAAGGGGCTGGACGCGGTGGGCGGCCCGGTGCCGGGGGTGCAGGCGGGGGCTCGGCGGGTGAGGGAGTGGGCAGGGCGACGCCGCGCTCGACGGCGATCCTCGCCGCGATCTCCCCAGCATCGGCAGAGATGGGGGCCGGCCGAAGCAGGTCGCGCTCGGCGGCGAGGGTCGCCGCGGTGATGCCGGGACGCCTTTCCGCGCTGGGCGGCCGCCTGACGGTGCCACCCCCACCTGCGGGTTCGTGCCGGGTGCGGCACTTCGGCCTGACGGCGTGTGCAGGGAACAGGGGATCGTCGTGGCTCGAGTGCGCCACGAAGCGCGAGAACGGGAAGAGGGGACTGCTGGTGAGGTGGCTCGAAACGGACTTTGGCCTGTATGTGCTGTGCCCGAATGCGTATGTGGCGGACTGGGATGGCACCGAGGCTGACGCGGTGGCTGCCGATTCAGTCGGCAAGATCAGTCTGCCGGGCCATGGCGACGTCGTGACGCTGGGGGGTGAACCCCTCCCCATCGCCTATATCCAGCATGCCATGACGTTCGTTCGCTGGGTGGCCGCCGATGACGATCAAGGACTGGAGCGGGCGGTGGAGGCCGCCAGGGAATCCTCGGACTGGCAGGACCTCTTCGAGATTGCCCTCGAAGGCCGGTACACGCTCTTGGACTCTGCGATGCGTGGGAGTGATGTCAGTGATTCGGACATCTTCCGCATCGACGTTCCGAAGGGAAAATACCGAGTGCAGTCTCTTTCCATCTTCCCGGGCGATGAATCGGAGTTCCGGCTCGACCGGCTTATCCTCGCCTGACCCCTATTCCTTCTGTGCTGATCATTCGGAAGGGGGCGCGCAGCTGCGGACCAAGCGGACTATTCTGTCGAGTCGAGCCTGCGAGGAGGAGCCGATGACCACAGCGCCCATCGCCGACTCGGGTATCCCGCCCATGCCCGAGCGCAATCCCAAGGCCCTGCGCGCCGCCATCGCGGAGAACGCTCCTGCTCTCCTGCCTGATTTCGATGCCCACTGGCAGCGCGCGATCGCCGACACCTTCGACCTCGCGCCGGTCCCAGCGTTCCTGGCCCGCTGGTGGGGCGAGTACGCCATCGCGCGCGACCCGCTTCTGGAGGCCAAGGTGCGCCGCCTGGAAGACGAGGCCGCTCAAGCGGCCGACATCGACCGCGCCAGGGCGCTCCTCGAAGAAGCCGGACACCTCCGCCGAGAAGCCCGACAGGTGGAACCCGGACAGTGACCGACGACTTCATGGGCCCGCCCTGGCAGGCGGACTGGGTGGAGGAATGCGCCGCCTACCGGGACTCGCTTCCCGAGCACGTACGCAAGACGATCAGGGATGGCATGGCCGAACTGGTCACTGCCCGGAACCCGTACCTGCCTGACGACGAGCTGCCAGAAGGTTTCCACCTCGAACCGGCCAGGTCGACCCGCCCCCGGGGGCCCCACATCCTGAACTTCGATCATGGCCGGGGATGGCTCCGCTTCGTTTCCGTACGCCGTGTCGAAGACCCGCAGATCGTCGTGGAAGAACTGTTCTGGCAGTGATGGCGATGGCAGTGGGCTTCTTCAGGGCCGGCCCGTAGCCGCCGGAGCCGGCCCGCCGCACGGTGCGCGTCAGCGTACGGGGCCGTATTCCTGAGCGATCTCCGCTACGGCCGCCATCGCGCGGCGGTGCAGGCCGGGGCCGAACGTGACGCGGGTGGCGCCCAGTTCGCCGAGTCGCTGCGGCGACGGGCCGCCGGGCAGGGCGAGTGCGTTCAGCGGGGCCGGGATCGCGGCGGCCAGCACCTTCAGCTCCTCGGTCGGGGCCATGATCGGGTAGATGCAGTCGACTCCCGCCTCCACGTACAGCAGCGCGCGGGCGACCGCCTCGGCCGGGTCGGTGACGCCATGCAGGAACGTGTCCACGCGGGCGTTGACGAAGAGCCGGTCGCCCGCCTCGGCCCGTACCTCGGCCAGCCACTCCGCATGGGCGTGCGGGTCCTTGAGGACGCCCCCGGAGGAGTCCTCCAGGTTGCAGCCGACCGCACCGGTGTCCAGGATCCGGGCCACCAGTTCCTTCGGCGCGAGGCCATAGCCGTCCTCGACATCGGCCGACACCGGGATGTCCACCGCACGGGCGATACGGGCCACGGCCGCGAACATCTCGTCGGCCGGGGTCTCCCCGTCCTCGTACCCCAGCGACGCCGACACCCCCGCGCTCGGCGTGGCCAGGGCGGGGAAGCCGGCATCGGCGAAGACCCGGGCACTGGCCGCGTCCCACGGGCCGGGCAGGACGAGCGTCCGCCCGGTGTGGTGCAGGGCCCGGAACTCGGCGGCAGTCATGTCAGAGCCCCTTGTACTTGCCGGGCTTGTAGTGACCGGGCACCATGCGGGTGCTCACCGCGAAGCGGTTCCAGGCGTTGATCGCGGTGATCGCCGCGATGAGCTGGGACAGTTCGGTCTCGTCGAAGTGCTTGGCCGCCTTCTCGAACACCTCGTCCGGAACGAAACCGTCCGTCAGGACGGTGACGGCCTCGGTGAGTTCGATCGCGGCGATCTCCTTCGCCGTGTAGAAGTGCTTCGATTCCTCCCAGGCGCTCAGCTGCACGATCCGCTCGACGGACTCGCCGGCCGCGAGGGCGTCCTTGGTGTGCATGTCGATACAGAAGGCGCAGTGGTTGATCTGCGAGGCACGGATCTTGACGAGTTCGTAGAGCGCCGGGTCGAGGTCCTTCCTGGCCGCGATGTCCAGGTTGACCATGGCCTTGTACACGTCGGGGGCGTGCTTGGCCCACTGCAGGCGGGGGGTGTGTTCGGGCAGGTATTCCGGGTTCGCTGTGGTCATGTGGACGAACCTAGGCGACCGGTAGCCCAGGAGTATGGTCCACTTCCATGACGGATTCCCGGGCCACTCTTACGGGCGTAGATCTCCACATCGAGCCGGCCGGCTCCGGTCTGCGTACGGGCCTGATGGACGCGCTGCGCGAGGCGGTGCGCACCGGCAGGCTGGCCCCCGGCACCCGGCTGCCCTCCTCCCGCTCCCTCGCCGCCGACCTCGGCATCGCCCGGAACACCGTCGCCGACGCCTACGCCGAACTGGTCGCCGAGGGCTGGCTCACCGCCCGGCAGGGTTCCGGCACACGGGTCGCCCAGCGGTCCGCGCCGCGCCGGCCTGTACCTGCCCCCGCACCCCGCAGACCGGCCCGCCGGCGTCCGGCGTACAGCCTGATGCCCGGCCAACCCGACCTCGCCTCCTTCCCCCGCGCGGAGTGGCTCAAGGCGGCCCGCCGGGCGCTGACGGCGGCGCCCAACGAGGCCTTCGGATACGGAGATCCGTGCGGCCGCGTGGAGCTGCGCACCGTGCTCGCCGACTATCTGGCGCGGGCGCGCGGCGTGTATGCCGAGCCGGACCGGATCGTCGTCTGCTCCGGTTTCGTGCACGGGCTGATGCTGATGGCCAAGGTGCTGCGGCGGCGGCGGCGCGTGCGTGAGGTGGCGGTCGAGTCGTACGGGCTCGATGTGCACTGGGACCTGCTCAGGGAGCGCGGACTGAGGCTGCCCGCCCTGCCGCTCGACGGCCTCGGCACGCGCACGGACGCACTGGGCGCCCAGGGCGCGGTGCTGATGA includes these proteins:
- a CDS encoding malate dehydrogenase is translated as MTRTPVNVTVTGAAGQIGYALLFRIASGHLLGSDVPVKLRLLEIPQGLKAAEGTAMELDDCAFPLLRGIEITDDPNVGFDGANVALLVGARPRTKGMERGDLLSANGGIFKPQGKAINDHAADDIKVLVVGNPANTNALIAQAAAPDVPAERFTAMTRLDHNRAMSQLAAKTGATVSDIKKLTIWGNHSATQYPDIFHAEIAGKNAAEVVNDEQWLADTFIPTVAKRGAAIIEARGASSAASAANAAIDHVHTWVNGTAEGDWTSMGIPSDGSYGVPEGLISSFPVTCKDGKYEIVQGLDINEFSRTRIDASVAELAEERDAVRALGLI
- a CDS encoding carboxymuconolactone decarboxylase family protein, with protein sequence MTTANPEYLPEHTPRLQWAKHAPDVYKAMVNLDIAARKDLDPALYELVKIRASQINHCAFCIDMHTKDALAAGESVERIVQLSAWEESKHFYTAKEIAAIELTEAVTVLTDGFVPDEVFEKAAKHFDETELSQLIAAITAINAWNRFAVSTRMVPGHYKPGKYKGL
- a CDS encoding PLP-dependent aminotransferase family protein, with the translated sequence MTDSRATLTGVDLHIEPAGSGLRTGLMDALREAVRTGRLAPGTRLPSSRSLAADLGIARNTVADAYAELVAEGWLTARQGSGTRVAQRSAPRRPVPAPAPRRPARRRPAYSLMPGQPDLASFPRAEWLKAARRALTAAPNEAFGYGDPCGRVELRTVLADYLARARGVYAEPDRIVVCSGFVHGLMLMAKVLRRRRRVREVAVESYGLDVHWDLLRERGLRLPALPLDGLGTRTDALGAQGAVLMTPAHQFPMGIPLPPDRRAAAVDWARGTGGLILEDDYDGEFRYDRQPVGALQGLDPDRVVYLGTASKSLAPGLRLAWMVLPDELVGEVAEAKGGVDWVSSALDQLTLAEFIASGAYDRHVRGMRQRYRRRRDQLVAALAERAPDIRVTGIAAGLHAVLELPPGTERSVVQAAAYQGLALEGLSRFRHPSTEAPAGDALVVGYATPPDSAWTGTLDALCRALP
- a CDS encoding isocitrate lyase/phosphoenolpyruvate mutase family protein is translated as MTAAEFRALHHTGRTLVLPGPWDAASARVFADAGFPALATPSAGVSASLGYEDGETPADEMFAAVARIARAVDIPVSADVEDGYGLAPKELVARILDTGAVGCNLEDSSGGVLKDPHAHAEWLAEVRAEAGDRLFVNARVDTFLHGVTDPAEAVARALLYVEAGVDCIYPIMAPTEELKVLAAAIPAPLNALALPGGPSPQRLGELGATRVTFGPGLHRRAMAAVAEIAQEYGPVR
- a CDS encoding DUF6247 family protein, translating into MTTAPIADSGIPPMPERNPKALRAAIAENAPALLPDFDAHWQRAIADTFDLAPVPAFLARWWGEYAIARDPLLEAKVRRLEDEAAQAADIDRARALLEEAGHLRREARQVEPGQ
- a CDS encoding Imm21 family immunity protein, whose translation is MRWLETDFGLYVLCPNAYVADWDGTEADAVAADSVGKISLPGHGDVVTLGGEPLPIAYIQHAMTFVRWVAADDDQGLERAVEAARESSDWQDLFEIALEGRYTLLDSAMRGSDVSDSDIFRIDVPKGKYRVQSLSIFPGDESEFRLDRLILA